GTAGTCGCCGCTGACATAGCGCAGCTGCGAGGCGAGCTTGGCAAAGACCATGTCGTCGATGCCGCCCAGCGCGGTGACGATGCCGTCGCGGGCGCGGTCGACCAGCTTGGGCAGCTCCCAAGGGTCGAAGGCAACGCCGATCACCGGCTCGGCCAACGTTCCCTTGGCGACCATCTGGTAGAGCGCCGGGAATATTTTCTTGTGCGCAAGGTCGCCGGTCGCTCCGAAAAGCACCAGCGTGTCGGACCTCTCCTGGCTCATGCCGTCTCTCCCCTCACGCGCCGGTCTTGGGCTTTTCGACATGGCCGCCGAAGGCATAGCGCATGGCGGACAGGAGCTTGTCGGCGAATTGCGATTCGCCTTGCGAGGAGAAGCGGTCGAACAGCGCCGAGGACAGAACCGGGGCCGGGACGCCGGTGTCGATCGCCGCCTTCAGCGTCCAGCGTCCCTCGCCGGAGTCGGAGACGCGACCGCCGAACTGGGCGAGCGCCGGATCGCTCTTCAGCGCGCCGGCGGTGAGATCGAGCAGCCAGGAACCGATGACGCTGCCATGCCGCCAGACTTCGGCGACCTGGGGCAGGTCGATATCGAACTGGTAGTACTGCGGGTTTTCGAGCGGGCTCGTCTCTGCATCGGCGGTGCGCTGCCTTTTGCCGGCATTGGCCGATTTCAGGATGTTCATGCCCTCGGCATAGGCGGCCATGACGCCATATTCGATGCCGTTATGCACCATCTTGACGAAGTGGCCGGCGCCGCTGGGGCCGCAATGCAGATAGCCGAAAGCCGCCGTTCCATCGGCCTTCGAAGGATTGGCGCCCGCGTCGGCGCCCGGCGCCAGCGTGGCGAAGACCGAATCGAGATGCTTCACCGCGTCGTCCGGGCCGCCGATCATCAGGCAGTAGCCGCGTTCAAGGCCCCAGACGCCGCCGCTGGTGCCGACATCGACGAAGTTGATGCCCTTCACCGCCAGCTTTGCCGCTAGGTCGACGGCATCGTGGTAGTAGGAATTGCCGCCATCGATGATGATGTCGCCCGGCTCCATCAGCGCCGCCACCTGGTCGACGATCCTGCCGGTGATCGCGGCCGGAAGCATCAGCCAGGCGCAGCGCGGCTTGGCGAGCTTGCCGACGAACTCTTCCAGCGAGGCGGCGCCCACGGCGCCGTCCTTGACCATGCCGGCGACGCTTGCCGAATTGATATCGTAGACGACGCATTCATGGCCGTCGCGCATCAGACGCCGCACCATATTGGCGCCCATCCTGCCCAGCCCCATCATTCCGATCTGCATGGTTTCATCCCGATTGCTTGAGGAAAGAAGAATTCACTGGCCGTTTGGTTGGTCGATCGCGACGGTGAAGTCGACATTCTCCCAACGCATCGCTTCCGGCCAGAAAAAAGTGAAGACGATGGTGGTTCCCGGTTGCAGGCGGTTAACGGGCAAATCCACCAGATGGATGCCGAACGCATTTTCGACCGTCCTGCTGTCCTGCACCGTCAGCCATTTGTCGCTGCTCCAATGGACGACGCCAGGCGCCGACAATTCGACGCGCAACAGCTTGCCGGCGGGGATGGAGCGGATCTTGTTGTTGAAGCGCCATGTCCGCAGCGGCGAGACCGTCTTGCCCTTGATGTAGCGTTCGACGCCCTGCGGCGGCAGGTCGAAGACGGCGCCGTCGCGCAGCGAGCGCAATAGCTTGATGTGCTCGGCATGCGCCCAGACCAGCGGCATGGCGCTACCGGACGGCTTGCCCAGCCACAGCTCGCGGTCAGGCATGTCGGGGCGATCCCAGACCTGTTCGGGCAGAAGGCCGCCCACGCCCGCCGAGCGTTCGAAACTCTCCAGCAACTGCGCCGCCTTGTCCTTGCGGCCGGCGGCCAGCTCGTAATGGGCGCGCTCGCCGGCAAGCAACGGCCATGGCCGTCCCTGGCCGGTGCCGTCGAAGGGCGCGCCGTCCTCATGCTCGCCATAGCCGTCGCCGCTATAGCGGTACCAGAGCGGCCCTTGCGGCAGGTCGCAGCGCAGCTCGGCGTCGATCGCCTTGACGGTGTTCAGGATGCGCGGGTCGTCCGCGGCTCTGAGGCCGAAACGCACCAGCGCCAAAGCGTCCGGGCTGATGATGGCTTCCGCCGGCTCGTCGGTATCGGCCGGCGGCCGGTTCTTGATCGGCACGAAGCCGTCCTTCGGCGAGGCGGCGCCGCCATCGTCGGGCGGGGCGATGCGGACATAGTAGCCTTCGACACCCGCTTTGGCGCCCGCCTCCGTGCCGGTCACATAGGTCCAGCGCTCGATCTGGTCGTTCCAGCAATCGGCGGTCTGGCGCAGATAGTTTGCCGGCTCATTTTTTCCGCAGGCATCGAGCATGTCGGCGGCGGCGAGCAGCCCCGCTATCTCGACAGCCAGGGTGAACGGGCTGTAGCCGGCATCCTCCTCCCAGCGGTCCTCGCCGGTGACCGGGCCGTTGCGCACGACATAGGCGGCCGCATTCTCGATCATGGCCAGGAAGTCGGCGAGTTTCGGCTTCGGCAGATGGCCGGCGCGGCGCAGAGCGTCGGCGAGCAGCAGCGGAAAGGCGCATTCGTCCATCTGGATGCCCGGCCAATAGGCGGTGCCGTCGGACCAGACATTCTGCGGCCAGTGGCCGTCCGGTTGCTGGATCGAGCGCAGATAGGCGAGGATCTGCAGCGCCTGCCTGCCGTCGCTGGCGGCAAGGAAGCCGCCCGCCGTCTCGACCAGGTCGCGCGGCCAGATGAGGTGGTAGCCGCCGAGGTCGTCGTCGCCCTTGTTAAAGCCCCAGGGGATCGACAGGCTGGCGACGGCGGCGCCGGGCCTGGCGATCGACAGATGTGTCGCCAGCACCGCCGTGCTGGCGCGATAGGTGTTCAAACCGGAGGCGCCGTCACGGTCGAGTTTTTCCAACCTTGCCTGGAATGTCCGCCAATTGTCGACATAGGTTTCCGCGGCCGGCTCGAAACCCTGTTTCAGGCTCGCAAGCGCAAGGTCGGCGGCTTCCTCCGGCGAAGCGCCGAAGCCGAGCGCCAGCAGCGCAACCGTCTTGCCGGCCGAAAAGCCGATCTCGCCGGTGAGCGCGACATTGCCGTCTTCCGCCGTATGACAGGAAGGATCGAGCGCGCAGCTGTCGTGCAGTTGCCGCCAGCCGTCGGAAAAGCCGACATAGCCGGCCGAGCAGGCGCCCCAGGGCAAGGATGAAGCAAGCGCCAGCGAGACGCCGCGACCGGTGGCGAACAGAAGACGCTCCCCCTTATGCTCGCCGATCCAGGCGGTGTTGCCCATGCCGGCATTGACGAGATGCGGCGCGAGCAGCGCGTAGACGCGATAGTCGGCGGCCTGGCCCTTGATCGCGGTCAAACTTGTTTCCTGGAGCAGGACAGGTCGTTTCGAATCCGTAACGATTCGCTTCTCGATTTTGTACGCGCCGTCGGATGCGGTGTTGGTCAGTCGGTAGCCAGGCACCCCGTCCTCGAACGGTTCGACGGCATGGGCCGCATCGCGCTTCTCTTCGGAAAAATAGCCGTCCGGACCGGTGACGATCAGCCCCAGGTCGCGCGTGCAGGCGCTTTCGAGGCGCGGATAGTAAATCTCATTCAGGATGCCGTGACTGGTGGTGAACCAGAGCGGGCTCCTTGCCGAAAGGGCGGTGCCGACGCCGCTCTTGGCGCTTGATGTCCAGCGCGCCGGAATCCCGGGCGCGCCTTTGGCAACGGTCGGCGTTACTGCCATCCAAACCTCTCTTCTGCCGCGTTCCTAGACCATCAGCGGGAGGCTTTTCAATCGTCGCACCGCAAGTTGATCGGTTGCCCATCAAGCTTTGCCGTTGACAGCTTGCAGTTCCTCGAAATTTGTCTGACAATAGATAAAAAACAGGCGCTACACGTCACGGCCATTCGTCAAGATCAGCAACCTCGGGAGGAACCGACATGAAGAAACTGCTCGTATTGAGTGCGTTCGCGGCGATGCTCGCCTCGGGCACCGCGCTTGCCGACACCAGCGGCAAGAAGATCGCCTTTTCCAACAATTACGCCGGCAATTCGTGGCGCCAGGCGATGCTCGACAGCTACGGCATCGTCACCAAGAAGGCGGTCGAGGACAAGTTCGTCGCCGCGGCGGATGTCTTCACCACCGCCGACAAGGAGGTGCCGACCCAGGCGGCGCAGGTGCAGAACCTGATCCTGCAGGGCTATGACGCCATCGTCATCAACGCTGCCTCGCCCGACGCGCTGAACGGCGCCATCAAGCAGGCCTGCGATGCCAACATCGTCGTCGTCTCCTTTGACGGCATCGTGACCGAGCCTTGCGCCTATCGGGTCGTCGTCGACTTCAAGGACATGGGCAAGCAGGAAGTCGAGCAGATGGCCAAGTTCCAGCCCAAGGGCGGCAATCTGCTGGAAATCCGCGGTCTGGCCGGCACCTCGATCGACGACGCCATCCATGCAGGCATCCTCGAGGGCGTAGCCGCTCATCCCGAGTTCAAGATCGTCGGCTCCGTGACCGGCGACTGGGACCAGACGACGGCGCAGAAAGCGGTGGCGACCATCCTGCCTTCGCTCCCCGACGTCGTCGGCATCGTCGACCAGGGTGGCGACGGCTATGGCGCGGCGCAAGCCTTCGC
This region of Mesorhizobium sp. M2A.F.Ca.ET.046.03.2.1 genomic DNA includes:
- the gnd gene encoding phosphogluconate dehydrogenase (NAD(+)-dependent, decarboxylating) — its product is MQIGMMGLGRMGANMVRRLMRDGHECVVYDINSASVAGMVKDGAVGAASLEEFVGKLAKPRCAWLMLPAAITGRIVDQVAALMEPGDIIIDGGNSYYHDAVDLAAKLAVKGINFVDVGTSGGVWGLERGYCLMIGGPDDAVKHLDSVFATLAPGADAGANPSKADGTAAFGYLHCGPSGAGHFVKMVHNGIEYGVMAAYAEGMNILKSANAGKRQRTADAETSPLENPQYYQFDIDLPQVAEVWRHGSVIGSWLLDLTAGALKSDPALAQFGGRVSDSGEGRWTLKAAIDTGVPAPVLSSALFDRFSSQGESQFADKLLSAMRYAFGGHVEKPKTGA
- a CDS encoding glucan 1,4-alpha-glucosidase; translated protein: MAVTPTVAKGAPGIPARWTSSAKSGVGTALSARSPLWFTTSHGILNEIYYPRLESACTRDLGLIVTGPDGYFSEEKRDAAHAVEPFEDGVPGYRLTNTASDGAYKIEKRIVTDSKRPVLLQETSLTAIKGQAADYRVYALLAPHLVNAGMGNTAWIGEHKGERLLFATGRGVSLALASSLPWGACSAGYVGFSDGWRQLHDSCALDPSCHTAEDGNVALTGEIGFSAGKTVALLALGFGASPEEAADLALASLKQGFEPAAETYVDNWRTFQARLEKLDRDGASGLNTYRASTAVLATHLSIARPGAAVASLSIPWGFNKGDDDLGGYHLIWPRDLVETAGGFLAASDGRQALQILAYLRSIQQPDGHWPQNVWSDGTAYWPGIQMDECAFPLLLADALRRAGHLPKPKLADFLAMIENAAAYVVRNGPVTGEDRWEEDAGYSPFTLAVEIAGLLAAADMLDACGKNEPANYLRQTADCWNDQIERWTYVTGTEAGAKAGVEGYYVRIAPPDDGGAASPKDGFVPIKNRPPADTDEPAEAIISPDALALVRFGLRAADDPRILNTVKAIDAELRCDLPQGPLWYRYSGDGYGEHEDGAPFDGTGQGRPWPLLAGERAHYELAAGRKDKAAQLLESFERSAGVGGLLPEQVWDRPDMPDRELWLGKPSGSAMPLVWAHAEHIKLLRSLRDGAVFDLPPQGVERYIKGKTVSPLRTWRFNNKIRSIPAGKLLRVELSAPGVVHWSSDKWLTVQDSRTVENAFGIHLVDLPVNRLQPGTTIVFTFFWPEAMRWENVDFTVAIDQPNGQ
- a CDS encoding ABC transporter substrate-binding protein — encoded protein: MKKLLVLSAFAAMLASGTALADTSGKKIAFSNNYAGNSWRQAMLDSYGIVTKKAVEDKFVAAADVFTTADKEVPTQAAQVQNLILQGYDAIVINAASPDALNGAIKQACDANIVVVSFDGIVTEPCAYRVVVDFKDMGKQEVEQMAKFQPKGGNLLEIRGLAGTSIDDAIHAGILEGVAAHPEFKIVGSVTGDWDQTTAQKAVATILPSLPDVVGIVDQGGDGYGAAQAFAAANKPRPTIIMGNRQDELKWWKEQKEKDGYKTWSASIAPGVSTLAFWVAQQVLDGRKDIPHDLLVPYLAFTQDDFEAALPKIKEGGVATHEYTQEEAIAAIKANIK